CTTCTCAAGAACTTCAAGTGCCTTTTTACCGTCATCTTTACGAGCGAGGGGGTCATTATTGCCGGCTCTTTTGACGAGCGAAAAAGCAAGGAAGTAAAGTACCCTTGAAGAGTATTCATCCGAATCGGAATATGATGAAAGATAAATCTCGGCCTGACGTATGGTTTTTTCCCAGTCTTTTGCTAGCACAAGAGTCCTTACAAGCTCGAACGAAGCCTCGGACAGAATATCATTTACTTCTGGAAGTCTGCGCCATTGAATAATGCTCTCTAATTTTGCAACCGCTTCCGGGTAGTCGCCTAACTCTATCTCCATTCTTGCAGCTTGCAGAAACAGAGTCGGCAGATAAGGACTTTCAGGATTGATATTCTTCATCCTGGCAATAATCCCGATCAAGTGATCGATTTGCCAGAGCGCTGTGTCTTTTTGAGCGGTTCTATAATAAAAAGTTTCCAGCGCCAGGGTAGAGTTCTGAGTTCTGCTTAACCTTTCCGCAAATTCCTTGGCTTGTTCTTCGTCGCCCTTAGCCATTGCATTATCAAAAATTACAAGGAGTATCTCTTTATAAATATCGGAAAATTGAAAGTGGTACAATTTAGCTTGTTCAATCAATTTCTCTAGTGTTTTTTCGGCTCTATCCGGGTGCCCCATCTGTATCTGGGCGCGTGCAAGCCTTGACCACGCATCGCGAATCTCTTCTGAAGCCGGAAATGCCGCAAGAAGGTCTTCATATGCTGAAGCTGCCAAGTCGAAACGGCCGCTTTGCTCATATGAACGTCCCTCAAAGTATAGCCCCTGCATTCGCATCTCTGGAACCGAAGAAAAGTTTAAACGCGAGAAAACTTCCGCAGCCACGCGGAAGTCTCTGGCTGCGTAATAATTTAATCCTTCGAGAAAAATAATAGTTTGAGACTCCATTTCGGTCGGCTGATCGGCGGATAATGCCGTTACTATTTTTTTTACTTCTCCCGTATTTCTGTCTGTTAAAAAACCCCAAGCCAGCCCGAAATAGCCTTGATGACGCAGTTCTTTATAAGAGCTCTGAATAGCGTATTCGTAATATGGTCTTGCCATTTTCTCATAGCGCCCGCCAGAGTAGTAGTATGCGTCTCCAACAGCCACATGAGCTGCCGTAGCGAAATAATCCTCTTCTCTTTTTCCAAGATTTGAAGCAAGGACCTGACCACGATTCTTGACTGCATCGGCAAGGGAAAGTGTCAGCTGATATTCTTTTTTTTCATTCTCACATGCTGCATAAACGGCAAGAATAATGTTCGACATGCTTGAAATACTAGACATATCCATACTCTGTATCATGTTGCCTAGGATTAACAGTGCACTAGTATAGTCCGCCTTGCGTATATACCCAGAAACTCTAAGCAAGTTGTACAAGTCGGATGCCTTTCGCTTTTCGAAATACGCCTGTGTAGTCGGGTCGCCGGCACCGCCTCCTATAATCCATTGAGAATAAGCGGCATACGACGGGTTTTCAGAAGCTTTTTTAAACCATGTCCTGGCGGCATCCGGTCTGTTCTCCATCCATTCAACCCTGCCGCGAATCATGGCAAGCGCACGTTCAGGAAGAAGCCACTGGTAAAGGAATGTGTCCGGGACCGCAAGATGCGCCTCTCTGGACTTTTTTAGACACAGGAGAGCCTCAGCCATGTCATATTTAACAAGCGAGCTATAAGGCGTGCGAATCTCGGAAAGAACCTGCAGAGAATCATGAGCTTGGCTATAAAGACCTGCCTTTACCAGACGGTGCACCCTGAGATATCTGCCAACATTTCCGGAAGGTAATGTGGAGACTGAATCCTCCAGATGGTATCTTAAAGCTTGAGCCGTAACCTCTCTTGACGGTAAAAATCTTTGCGCCTTCCTTGCGTCTCTTTTGACAAAAAGAAAGTAAAGAAGAGAATCCTTTGATGGAATCTCGCCCTTCTCAAGATATGAAACAAGCGAGCGGATGTATTCCATAGGGGCGCCTGAAGAAGCTTCCTTATCCGCCTCAAGGGTTTTAAGGCTTGCCTTTACGCCAGAAAGGTCACCTCTTAGCCAGTCTGCCGTGATTCGATATAAAAGTATCTGACGGCGTGCATCGGGAGGAGGGTTAAACGTAAGCTGCATTTCGAGCGATTTAAGCGCGCTGTCAGGTCTGAGTCTTGCAAGCTGCTCATAGGATTCTGACAGGGCAGGCATCAAGGGATTACCCCCAAGTTCTGATAAGAGTATGGTGGCATCAATGCACTTTTCAATCTCATCGTCAAGGGAAAACCCCGTTTGCGCGAATAGATATTCATCCGTGACCCATTCAGGCAACTTATACGCAAACTTCGGCTTGCGCTGAAGCACTTCTGATGCCTCGACCTGCTGAACCCCCAGATTCCCCTGACCGATTAAAAGTATTGTAAATATAAAACTCATCCAGACGCTCCTTGAAGATTTAAGATATGATACTCACTTAACGTTGCCGTTGCAAGCCTTTTCACTTTCTGCTATCTTTTGCTCTATATCGGCTGATATACCCCCTGATTTATAGAATTCTGTATCCTGATAGTTGCTTTTAATGATTCTAAAATTGTCTAGCGCCTTGCAGGAACCCTCCGGTATATTAGAATAGGATAATGCCAGATAGTAGTAGATTTCTGGTAATAGAGGAATATGCTCTTGTTTTACATCTTCACCGTACTCGAGCCATTCTTCAAGTTCATTTATCGCCTGGTTGTAATTGACAAGGTTGTAGTAGCTTTTGGCTAAAATGACGAGGGCTTCCGGCATTATTGACCTCGCCTCTTCACATTCCTTCAGGAGCTTTATTTTTGAAAGGATATCCCGTGCATCTTCATAATCACCTTTTTCAAAATCAGACTTCCCTATATTGTAAAAATTCTCGATGCTAAGGGATTTAAAGAATTGTTCGCAAGAGGAGTCTTTTTCTGGTCAAGCGAAGTATAATACTCGAAAAGCGACAAGACGCCATAGGCGTATGCATTCTTGTAAACTTCGCTACTTTTATAAAGTCTTTTTTTGACTTCTTCCGTAACCTCTACTGCCTTGTCTACCTGTTTGGCAAGGATGCGAAATACAATTATCTTCTTTGCCGCCTTTCCTGCCCATTCCGAATTAGGGTAATTTTCAAAGACTTCTGAGTATTTATCGAACGCTTCGGAGTACGATTTGTAGTGCTTTTCGAGAATTATCCCAAGGAGGTACAAGACCTCCGGCTTGAGGTCGTTTCTCGTGATCTCCACCGAGTTATATTTTGAGATCCAGCTTTCTAGTTCAGCTCTAGCCTTCTCATAGCGATTCTGGCCTATGTAGACTTTGGCTCTAATTAAGCTTATATCTGAAAAATATGAGGAATCGAATTGATATTGGGATGATTGAAGCTGTCGCTCAAGGATATCATACTGACCTGCTTTGAGATAAAACTCCATTATCTTTATTATTGCTTTTTGAGACTCCGGTAACTTAGGAAAACTGTCGATGATACATTGATATATCAATAGAGCATCCCCGTAGTATTGTATCTTTTCATAGGTTTTTGCAAGTAAGTATCTAGTTTTAGGCTTCAACTGGACTACCTCTGGTTCATCGAGCGTATCGTACTTCCCTAACCATGTTTTAAGCTCATCGATTGCATAGTAGTATTTTTCGGACTGGTAGTATACGTTTGCCAGTTGATAAGATACATCAGGCATCATCCCTTTTACGGCTTGGCTATCGGGCCAGCTCTTTAGTTCCAACAAAATGTATTCCGTTTTTGTATAGCTCGAATCGAGCGCCAAAAGAAAACTCATCAAGAACAACGGTTGCGGCGTCAGATGTTTCATTTTTTCCTCATCAATCAATTCTTTTATTTTTTCAACACTTATTTCTTCTGGACGATAAACTTGGGTACTTCTGTAATTGCTGACCCCACAATAATCCCTGGCTAGCTTCCTTATGAATTCACCCGCCTTATCTCTCTGACCCATGTCTTGGTAATAATTGTATAGTACAGACAATCCGTGCCGGTAGGCTTCTCTATAAATGCCCTTATCCTTTTTTTTAATACGATCAGTTATAATCTCCACCGAATCTATATCTCCTGCTGCCGTATAGATATCAATCATTTTCAAGTATGCTTCGGCTGCAATTGTTGAATCGGGGTAGTTTTGAATTATTTCAAGGTAAGTGGAAATGCTATCTTGCCAGTTCTCGACCTCTTTGATTTGAAGGAATAGACCTAAAAGAATAAACACTTTTCCCTCCTTGAATTAGATTTGAAACGTTCTACTGCGTCTGCAGGCGGCAGTCGTCACGAAGTTTCGTAGCCCATTCCCGATTCGATTCCGCCGCAGGCGCTCTTGCAAGATAGTCTTCAAGCATGGTGATTGCCTTGCGGAACATGTCTTTTGACTCCGTCGGACTAGCGCTCTTGATGGATTGCGCTTTAGAAGCATAGGCAACACCAAGCATTAATGCCATATCCCAGGTGAAATCGGACACGTACTGGCTTTTGAATCTTTCTCCCTCTGTTATTAGTTTATCCCAGTCCTTGAGAGGGTAAAAGCAATATAGCCGCAATGACCTTGAGCTCTTAATTACATCCTCGCTTGCTTGCGAAGCCGTAGCCAGAGCGGTCCAGGCAAGACATTTTTCATACTTTGCTTCATCGTAAAAGCGGGTCGCCAGCTGCATTTGATAAATGGGCAGGTCTTTTGAGTTAGGTACATCTTGAGCGAAATTCTTCAAAAGATTCTCAAGACTATCAGTTGGAAGTATTCCGTAATTCCCTGCCAGAGCTTCGGCTGCAAGCCTTGAATAACACATGTCAAGACCCGTATTGGCAGAAGCTGCACCCCAACCTTTGCGGATTAATTTCCAGTTATCTATAGCATCGTTTAATCTTCCGGAATTGTAATATGCCTGAGAAAGATTAATGCGTATATCCCTGATAGCCGAACTGTCCTTGACAAGGCTAAGGGCTTTATTGAAATACAATACTGCTAGATCATAGTTTTCAGTGGAAAAGCTAAGCCATCCAACAAGATAGGTTGCAGACAGTGCTTTAGGGTGATTGGGATAATCGTCGGCTACACGGCGAAGATATTGTAAAGCTGTAGCCTGTTCACCCAGTCTGTCATAAGCTAGTCCCTTATAGTATAGATTTTTAGGAACCAGAGACTTGGCCAAAGGTCCCCATATGCCTTCGACTGGAATCTGTTGATATTCTTTGTCATCAAAGAAGTATCTGATCGCCTCGTCAAACCGTCCCGAGTTGAATTCATTAATCCCCTGACCGTAGAATGTTGATATGATCAGATCCGGCGACACAGGTCTAAATGTATCTTTGAATACAGTTCTTGCCTCATCGTACCGCCCGAGATGCATGAGGCACCACGCTAGACCGTGATGAGCGTATTCGTAAACCTCGGAAGCCGGGTAATCGTCCATGAGTTCGCGGTAACGCAGCATAGCATCCTGGTATTGTTCCTGATAGTAATAAGCTTCTGCCATGTTAAAAAGCATATGAGGTCTGAATGTCGGATCTCCCTGAGGGTAGCGAGCGATATAATCTTGAGCGTCATTCAGAAGCGCGGCATAATTCCCTTTTTCATAAAGGTCTAGTATTATTAAATTCTCAAGGCCGTCTCTGTAGGCAGCCAGTGACTCCATTTTTTTTACAAGATCCTTTAATGCAGTAACTTGTTCCGGCGAAAAACCCCCTTTTATCAATTCAATACTGGAATGAAACAATCCGTGCGGTTTCTGCTCCCTTATTACACCCTTGTACTCTTCAATAAGAGTCATCTGCATTTCCCCTTGAATCTGGAGGGGAAATGCAGATGAAATTACGAGAAAGGTTAAGACAAACCTTAACCAATCTTTCGTTTGCATTGTTCTATTAGCCTGTCAACATCA
This DNA window, taken from bacterium, encodes the following:
- a CDS encoding tetratricopeptide repeat protein — its product is MTLIEEYKGVIREQKPHGLFHSSIELIKGGFSPEQVTALKDLVKKMESLAAYRDGLENLIILDLYEKGNYAALLNDAQDYIARYPQGDPTFRPHMLFNMAEAYYYQEQYQDAMLRYRELMDDYPASEVYEYAHHGLAWCLMHLGRYDEARTVFKDTFRPVSPDLIISTFYGQGINEFNSGRFDEAIRYFFDDKEYQQIPVEGIWGPLAKSLVPKNLYYKGLAYDRLGEQATALQYLRRVADDYPNHPKALSATYLVGWLSFSTENYDLAVLYFNKALSLVKDSSAIRDIRINLSQAYYNSGRLNDAIDNWKLIRKGWGAASANTGLDMCYSRLAAEALAGNYGILPTDSLENLLKNFAQDVPNSKDLPIYQMQLATRFYDEAKYEKCLAWTALATASQASEDVIKSSRSLRLYCFYPLKDWDKLITEGERFKSQYVSDFTWDMALMLGVAYASKAQSIKSASPTESKDMFRKAITMLEDYLARAPAAESNREWATKLRDDCRLQTQ
- a CDS encoding tetratricopeptide repeat protein — encoded protein: MSFIFTILLIGQGNLGVQQVEASEVLQRKPKFAYKLPEWVTDEYLFAQTGFSLDDEIEKCIDATILLSELGGNPLMPALSESYEQLARLRPDSALKSLEMQLTFNPPPDARRQILLYRITADWLRGDLSGVKASLKTLEADKEASSGAPMEYIRSLVSYLEKGEIPSKDSLLYFLFVKRDARKAQRFLPSREVTAQALRYHLEDSVSTLPSGNVGRYLRVHRLVKAGLYSQAHDSLQVLSEIRTPYSSLVKYDMAEALLCLKKSREAHLAVPDTFLYQWLLPERALAMIRGRVEWMENRPDAARTWFKKASENPSYAAYSQWIIGGGAGDPTTQAYFEKRKASDLYNLLRVSGYIRKADYTSALLILGNMIQSMDMSSISSMSNIILAVYAACENEKKEYQLTLSLADAVKNRGQVLASNLGKREEDYFATAAHVAVGDAYYYSGGRYEKMARPYYEYAIQSSYKELRHQGYFGLAWGFLTDRNTGEVKKIVTALSADQPTEMESQTIIFLEGLNYYAARDFRVAAEVFSRLNFSSVPEMRMQGLYFEGRSYEQSGRFDLAASAYEDLLAAFPASEEIRDAWSRLARAQIQMGHPDRAEKTLEKLIEQAKLYHFQFSDIYKEILLVIFDNAMAKGDEEQAKEFAERLSRTQNSTLALETFYYRTAQKDTALWQIDHLIGIIARMKNINPESPYLPTLFLQAARMEIELGDYPEAVAKLESIIQWRRLPEVNDILSEASFELVRTLVLAKDWEKTIRQAEIYLSSYSDSDEYSSRVLYFLAFSLVKRAGNNDPLARKDDGKKALEVLEKLERLHKDSEFVKNSRADIDDLKKSAELLIK